A single genomic interval of Cucumis sativus cultivar 9930 chromosome 7, Cucumber_9930_V3, whole genome shotgun sequence harbors:
- the LOC101205787 gene encoding photosynthetic NDH subunit of subcomplex B 1, chloroplastic — protein MATSSLPTKSLPPFLPTSSFPPSSPSTHFTKPFFLSPPLISLSTSSKFQIPCSKKNPWFDPFDDGEDPEMEYGSLYSDGKQEEDPRPPDNPNNPYGFLKFPQGYMVEVASLGLKLRGDVRRCCCVISGGVYENLLFFPTIQLLKDRYPGVQIDVVTSARGKQTFELNKNVRWSNVYDPDDYFPEPAEYTDMVGLLKGRYYDMVLSTKLAGLGHAVFLFMTTARDRVSYIYPDVNAAGAGLFLSETFKPESSNLSEGGFNMYHQMVDWLGRPFRSVPRHPVPPLKVSIARKLKEVIAEKYRKAGAEKGKYIVIHGIESDSKASMQSKGDTDSLLPIRAWAEIAKCIRGFKPVFVIPHEKERESVEEEVGNNASIVFITTPGQLAALINDSAGLIATNTAAVQLAIAREKPSIALFCSEEKAKLFVPNAEAKRCITVSSATGRLIDIDMGTIKKAIQSFEVPLALAFQ, from the exons ATGGCTACTTCTTCTCTACCCACCAAATCCCTTCCCCCATTTTTGCCCACTTCAAGCTTTCCaccttcttctccttcaaccCACTTCACAAAACCCTTTTTTCTATCCCCACCACtaatttctctctcaacttcttcaaaatttcaaatcccCTGTTCCAAGAAGAATCCATGGTTTGACCCATTCGACGACGGCGAGGATCCGGAGATGGAGTACGGCTCTCTCTACTCTGACGGGAAGCAGGAAGAGGATCCTCGGCCGCCGGATAATCCGAACAATCCATATGGGTTCTTGAAATTTCCTCAGGGTTATATGGTGGAAGTCGCTTCCCTGGGTCTCAAACTCCGGGGAGATGTGCGGCGGTGCTGCTGCGTGATCTCTGGGGGTGTTTATGAGAACCTTCTCTTCTTTCCGACGATTCAATTGCTTAAGGATCGGTACCCGGGTGTTCAAATCGATGTGGTGACTTCGGCGAGGGGTAAACAGACTTTTGAATTGAATAAGAATGTGCGATGGTCTAATGTGTATGATCCGGATGATTATTTTCCTGAACCAGCAGAGTATACTGACATGGTTGGATTGCTTAAG GGCAGGTACTATGACATGGTCTTGTCAACCAAGCTAGCAGGGCTTGGGCATGctgtgtttttgtttatgacaACTGCCAGAGACAGAGTGAGCTACATTTACCCAGATGTGAATGCTGCTGGAGCAGGGCTATTCCTGTCCGAAACATTTAAACCAGAAAGCTCTAATCTTTCTGAGGGAGGGTTCAACAT GTATCATCAAATGGTTGACTGGTTGGGGAGGCCATTTCGTAGCGTTCCCAGGCATCCCGTTCCTCCACTTAAAGTTTCAATTGCGAGGAAATTGAAGGAGGTTATAGCAGAAAAATATAGGAAAGCAGGTGCTGAGAAGGGAAAATATATTGTGATTCATGGAATAGAATCAGATTCGAAAGCCTCCATGCAGTCCAAAGGTGATACTGATAGCTTGCTACCCATTCGAGCTTGGGCAGAAATAGCCAAGTGTATAAG GGGATTCAAGCCAGTCTTTGTCATTCCACATGAAAAGGAGCGGGAAAGTGTAGAGGAGGAGGTCGGCAATAATGCAAGCATAGTATTTATCACGACTCCCGGACAG CTAGCTGCTCTCATTAATGACTCGGCCGGTCTAATCGCTACCAACACAGCTGCTGTCCAACTTGCCATTGCTCGTGAAAAACCAAG CATTGCCTTGTTTTGTTCTGAAGAGAAGGCAAAACTATTTGTTCCCAACGCTGAAGCAAAGAGATGCATCACAGTTTCGTCAGCAACAGGACGGCTAATCGACATCGATATGGGAACAATTAAAAAGGCCATACAGAGTTTTGAAGTGCCTCTAGCTCTTGCCTTTCAGTGA
- the LOC101205558 gene encoding uncharacterized protein LOC101205558 has protein sequence MSGPPRIRSMNVADSDSRPVLGPTGNKARTVETRKPGVKPLKKLEKPRQEVESKDKRVPLSPPQCVTVPSVLRQQDRHQAILNLSMNASCSSDASSDSFNSRASSARGTRQRGPNLRRKQCSTVKGADKAVEKVGVESVAVVVDTVGCLESKKRCAWVTPNTDPCYAAFHDEEWGVPVHDDKKLFELLCLSGALAELTWPAILNKRHLFREIFLDFDPTAVSKLNEKKMVAPGSAATSLLSELKVRAIIENGRQMCKVIDEFGSFNVYMWNFVNHKPIISQFRYPRQVPDKTSKAEVISKDLVKRGFRSVGPTVIYTFMQVAGLTNDHLIGCFRFTECIETQTAEKGERDGGEMKLNPNEKMPEALKNLEL, from the exons ATGTCAGGCCCTCCGAGAATCCGGTCTATGAATGTGGCGGATTCCGATTCACGACCGGTACTTGGGCCTACTGGGAACAAAGCGCGAACTGTAGAGACTAGAAAACCTGGTGTGAAGCCATTGAAGAAGCTTGAAAAGCCTCGTCAAGAAGTTGAATCAAAGGACAAAAGGGTGCCATTGTCTCCGCCTCAATGTGTTACAGTTCCATCGGTTTTAAGGCAACAGGATCGCCACCAGGCGATTCTCAATCTGTCAATGAATGCCTCGTGTTCTTCGGATGCGTCGTCTGATTCATTTAATAGTCGGGCGTCCAGTGCAAGAGGTACGAGACAGCGTGGTCCAAATTTGAGAAGGAAGCAATGTAGTACGGTTAAGGGGGCTGACAAGGCTGTTGAAAAAGTTGGTGTCGAAAGCGTGGCCGTGGTGGTGGATACAGTTGGTTGCTTAGAGTCCAAAAAACGATGTGCTTGGGTAACGCCTAATACAG ATCCATGTTATGCTGCTTTTCATGACGAAGAATGGGGAGTACCGGTTCACGATGACAA AAAATTGTTTGAACTGCTTTGCCTATCGGGCGCATTGGCTGAACTTACATGGCCTGCCATCCTCAACAAAAGACATCTATTTAG GGAAATTTTTTTGGACTTCGACCCAACTGCCGTTTCGAAATTAAACGAGAAAAAGATGGTTGCTCCTGGAAGTGCTGCTACTTCTTTACTGTCAGAACTCAAGGTTCGAGCTATCATTGAAAATGGTCGTCAAATGTGCAAG GTAATTGATGAATTTGGTTCCTTCAACGTGTACATGTGGAACTTTGTGAACCATAAACCAATCATCAGTCAGTTCCGGTACCCACGTCAAGTCCCGGATAAGACATCGAAAGCAGAGGTGATAAGCAAGGATCTCGTAAAGAGAGGGTTTCGAAGCGTAGGACCAACAGTCATCTATACATTCATGCAGGTGGCTGGGTTAACTAATGACCATCTCATCGGTTGCTTTAGGTTTACAGAATGTATAGAGACACAAACAGCAgagaaaggagaaagagatggtGGTGAAATGAAGCTTAATCCTAATGAGAAAATGCCAGAGGCTTTGAAAAACTTGGAACTATAA
- the LOC101213412 gene encoding cinnamoyl-CoA reductase 1, whose translation MPVDTPSSHSSTVCVTGAGGFIASWIVKLLLHKGYFVRGTLRNPEDPKNGHLRELEGAEERLSLYKADLLDLESLKAAIDGCDGVFHTASPVTDDPEQMVEPAVNGTKNVIIAAAEANVRRVVFTSSIGAVYMDPNRGPDDIVDESCWSDLEFCKNTKNWYCYGKAVAEQAAWEVAKEKGVDLVVVNPVLVLGPLLQSTINASIIHILKYLTGSAKTYANSVQAYVHVKDVALAHILVYETPSAAGRYLCAESVLHRGEVVEILAKLFPEYPVPTKCSDEVNPRKKAYKFSNKKLKELGLEFTPAKQCLYDTVKSLQEKGHLPIPTSTQPPDSIQIQS comes from the exons ATGCCAGTCGATACTCCTTCATCTCACTCCTCCACCGTCTGCGTCACCGGCGCCGGTGGCTTCATTGCCTCTTGGATCGTCAAACTCCTCCTCCACAAAGGCTATTTCGTAAGAGGAACCCTCAGAAATCCAG AGGATCCGAAGAACGGGCATTTGAGAGAACTGGAAGGTGCGGAGGAGCGGTTGAGTTTGTATAAAGCGGATCTTCTTGATTTGGAAAGCCTTAAAGCGGCGATTGACGGGTGCGATGGCGTTTTCCATACGGCGTCGCCTGTGACTGACGATCCG GAGCAAATGGTGGAACCGGCGGTCAACGGCACAAAGAACGTCATAATCGCGGCGGCCGAAGCCAATGTCCGTCGCGTCGTGTTCACTTCCTCCATCGGTGCAGTCTATATGGACCCTAACCGTGGTCCAGACGACATCGTAGACGAGTCCTGTTGGAGCGATCTCGAGTTCTGCAAGAACACAAAG AATTGGTATTGTTATGGTAAAGCTGTGGCGGAGCAGGCGGCATGGGAGGTTGCAAAGGAGAAGGGGGTGGATTTGGTGGTGGTGAATCCAGTTCTGGTTCTAGGGCCATTGTTGCAATCCACCATTAATGCGAGCATAATTCATATACTGAAATACTTGACTGGATCGGCTAAGACTTACGCCAATTCCGTTCAGGCATATGTGCATGTGAAGGATGTGGCTCTAGCTCATATCCTTGTGTACGAGACTCCCTCCGCCGCCGGCCGGTACCTGTGCGCCGAGAGTGTGCTTCATAGAGGGGAGGTTGTTGAGATTCTGGCCAAATTGTTCCCAGAATATCCCGTTCCTACCAA aTGCTCAGATGAAGTGAACCCAAGGAAGAAAGCATACAAGTTCTCAAACAAGAAGCTGAAGGAGTTGGGATTGGAGTTCACTCCAGCAAAGCAGTGTCTATACGACACCGTTAAAAGTTTACAAGAGAAAGGTCACCTCCCAATTCCCACTTCTACTCAACCACCAGATTccattcaaattcaatcttGA